Proteins from one Setaria italica strain Yugu1 chromosome V, Setaria_italica_v2.0, whole genome shotgun sequence genomic window:
- the LOC101775968 gene encoding probable acyl-[acyl-carrier-protein]--UDP-N-acetylglucosamine O-acyltransferase, mitochondrial isoform X1: MSATAAARAARRLLPCRLQSTTTRLLHASASSQGAAREASGSFIHPAAVVHPDASIGQGVSIGPFCTVGPSAKIGDACQLHAGSHVVGDTELGEGCVVQTGAILGADIPGQTIIGENNVIGHYAIVGSKCQDLKYKTGDECFLHIGRNNEIREYCSIHRSSKSSDCTVIGDKNLIMGSCHIAHDCTIGNNNIFANNTLFAGHVVVEDFTHTAGAVVVHQFCHIGSYSFLGGGSVVTQDVPRYTMVAGDRAELRGLNLEGLRRNGFSNEEVRRLRKAYQKVFMPTIASEISFEDRLADLEREIELSESPAVSCMVESIRMSFDQGRRGICKFRSWNSS; this comes from the exons atgtccgccaccgccgccgcccgcgccgcgcggcggctACTCCCGTGTCGCCTCCAGAGCACCACCACGCGGCTTCTCCATGCGA GTGCTTCTTCCCAGGGAGCGGCGCGGGAGGCGTCCGGAAGCTTcatccaccccgccgccgtcgtccaccCCGATGCCTCCATCGGCCAG GGTGTGTCGATAGGGCCCTTTTGCACGGTTGGGCCTTCGGCTAAGATTGGTGATGCTTGTCAATTACATGCTGGGAGCCATGTCGTGGGAGATACTGAGCTAGGGGAGGGATGTGTTGTTCAAAC TGGTGCTATCCTTGGTGCAGATATCCCTGGGCAGACAATTATCGGGGAAAACAATGTCATCGGACACTATGCTATTGTTGGTTCAAAGTGCCAAGATTTGAAATATAAG ACTGGAGATGAATGCTTTCTACATATTGGTAGAAATAATGAGATCAGAGAGTACTGCTCTATTCATCGTTCTTCTAAATCTAGTGACTGCACG GTGATTGGTGACAAAAATCTTATAATGGGTTCGTGCCATATTGCTCATGATTGCACGATTGGTAACAATAACATCTTTGCTAATAATACTCTATTTGCTGGCCATGTAGTTGTTGAA gacTTTACTCACACTGCAGGGGCTGTTGTTGTCCATCAATTTTGTCATATTGGGTCATACTCATTTCTTGGTGGAGGCTCTGTG GTTACACAAGATGTGCCAAGGTACACGATGGTTGCAGGTGATAGAGCAGAGCTTCGTGGTCTGAATCTTGAAGGTCTTAGGCGCAACGGATTCTCGAACGAAGAG GTACGAAGGTTAAGGAAAGCTTATCAGAAAGTATTTATGCCAACTATTGCTAGTGAGATTAGCTTTGAAGATAGACTGGCTGATTTG GAACGGGAAATTGAGTTGTCAGAATCTCCAGCTGTATCCTGCATGGTGGAATCAATTCGCATGTCGTTTGATCAAGGACGTCGTGGGATTTGCAAATTCAGAAGTTGGAACAGTTCATAA
- the LOC101775968 gene encoding probable acyl-[acyl-carrier-protein]--UDP-N-acetylglucosamine O-acyltransferase, mitochondrial isoform X2: MSATAAARAARRLLPCRLQSTTTRLLHASASSQGAAREASGSFIHPAAVVHPDASIGQGVSIGPFCTVGPSAKIGDACQLHAGSHVVGDTELGEGCVVQTGAILGADIPGQTIIGENNVIGHYAIVGSKCQDLKYKTGDECFLHIGRNNEIREYCSIHRSSKSSDCTVIGDKNLIMGSCHIAHDCTIGAVVVHQFCHIGSYSFLGGGSVVTQDVPRYTMVAGDRAELRGLNLEGLRRNGFSNEEVRRLRKAYQKVFMPTIASEISFEDRLADLEREIELSESPAVSCMVESIRMSFDQGRRGICKFRSWNSS, encoded by the exons atgtccgccaccgccgccgcccgcgccgcgcggcggctACTCCCGTGTCGCCTCCAGAGCACCACCACGCGGCTTCTCCATGCGA GTGCTTCTTCCCAGGGAGCGGCGCGGGAGGCGTCCGGAAGCTTcatccaccccgccgccgtcgtccaccCCGATGCCTCCATCGGCCAG GGTGTGTCGATAGGGCCCTTTTGCACGGTTGGGCCTTCGGCTAAGATTGGTGATGCTTGTCAATTACATGCTGGGAGCCATGTCGTGGGAGATACTGAGCTAGGGGAGGGATGTGTTGTTCAAAC TGGTGCTATCCTTGGTGCAGATATCCCTGGGCAGACAATTATCGGGGAAAACAATGTCATCGGACACTATGCTATTGTTGGTTCAAAGTGCCAAGATTTGAAATATAAG ACTGGAGATGAATGCTTTCTACATATTGGTAGAAATAATGAGATCAGAGAGTACTGCTCTATTCATCGTTCTTCTAAATCTAGTGACTGCACG GTGATTGGTGACAAAAATCTTATAATGGGTTCGTGCCATATTGCTCATGATTGCACGATTG GGGCTGTTGTTGTCCATCAATTTTGTCATATTGGGTCATACTCATTTCTTGGTGGAGGCTCTGTG GTTACACAAGATGTGCCAAGGTACACGATGGTTGCAGGTGATAGAGCAGAGCTTCGTGGTCTGAATCTTGAAGGTCTTAGGCGCAACGGATTCTCGAACGAAGAG GTACGAAGGTTAAGGAAAGCTTATCAGAAAGTATTTATGCCAACTATTGCTAGTGAGATTAGCTTTGAAGATAGACTGGCTGATTTG GAACGGGAAATTGAGTTGTCAGAATCTCCAGCTGTATCCTGCATGGTGGAATCAATTCGCATGTCGTTTGATCAAGGACGTCGTGGGATTTGCAAATTCAGAAGTTGGAACAGTTCATAA